In Marivirga salinae, a single window of DNA contains:
- a CDS encoding DsrE family protein gives MKKIYSLLIMTAFICSSVLAQEAEFPIVKGYGGIYEIENVVEQLEDGKQVKIIVELVSGNETPEEYSFWVNNIARLMNLHGIEGVSPANLDVKVIVHGPAVFDLLSHGNYFEKYRIPKNPNIAVLDALDEAGADIIICGQSLIMRDLGRNEIWEKTHVATSALTTITKNVADGYVLIKF, from the coding sequence ATGAAAAAAATTTATTCACTTTTAATTATGACAGCATTTATTTGCTCTTCGGTATTAGCTCAAGAAGCAGAATTCCCAATTGTAAAGGGCTATGGTGGGATCTATGAAATTGAGAATGTTGTTGAGCAATTAGAGGATGGCAAGCAAGTGAAAATTATTGTGGAGCTAGTATCTGGTAATGAAACACCTGAAGAATATTCATTTTGGGTGAATAATATTGCCAGATTAATGAATTTACATGGCATAGAAGGAGTTTCTCCTGCTAATTTAGATGTAAAAGTGATAGTACATGGGCCTGCTGTTTTTGATTTACTTTCTCACGGCAATTATTTTGAAAAATATAGAATTCCTAAAAATCCAAACATAGCAGTTTTGGATGCTTTAGATGAAGCTGGCGCAGATATCATAATTTGTGGTCAATCATTAATCATGAGGGATTTGGGTAGAAATGAGATCTGGGAAAAAACCCATGTAGCTACTTCTGCATTAACCACTATAACCAAGAATGTGGCTGATGGATATGTGTTGATCAAGTTTTGA
- a CDS encoding DUF5916 domain-containing protein, which translates to MNVALKFLGFTFFYIVFFQLSFAQNKAQQTHYSLQKTQENIILDGELNETIWKNSEIATDFYMNIPNDDRPASMESEVRMTYDSENIYFGIICYDGQDGYVVQSLRRDWDGPLNENFTIFIDPYNDFTNGFSFGITPFGVQREATIDEGSNTNADWDNKWFSNVKTYEDRWIAEIAIPFKSIRYSHENKVWNIQFTRNHLKRNEQSSWIAVPQQYNANALTFSGQVKWPENPPPAGTNISFIPYALGDYSRNFTEPELDEGLGANAGFDAKIGLSPSLNLDLTFNPDFSQVEVDRQVINLSRFEVQFPERRQFFLENADLFSKFGFPQSRAFFSRRIGITTDTLGRSEQVPILGGARISGKLNEKLRIGVLNMITDKRDDLQLPYQNYSVIALQQNVLKRSNVAFVFANKENLGIEKGKDISEYNPQVARREIQGNDTTTTYKLYNRVLGAEFNLFTEDTRWAGDFYYQHSFDNWNQEGTYNHGAFIRYQRRNYSVRWVHTAIGDGFNAEMGFVPRVGYNQGSFSPSYTFYPENDKIINHSVSFDVSYTTNSDFSRITDQSFSLSHNFNFTNTSSASINISRNYEYMFFDFSPIAPFSDSLLLQGTEYEWNVVQANYTSDRRSIFNYDFSTSYGGFYNGSRFNLNGNIGYRFQPYGSFSVRYDYNSIKLAEGFGGANFYLIGPRLDLTMTDAIFFTGFAQYNNRFDNVNYNMRFQWRFAPASDIFLVYTENFAPNGPIDFIPGENTKNRALVLKLTYWLNL; encoded by the coding sequence ATGAACGTAGCTCTAAAATTTCTAGGATTTACATTTTTTTATATAGTATTTTTTCAACTTTCCTTTGCCCAGAATAAGGCTCAGCAAACTCATTATTCTCTACAGAAAACGCAGGAAAATATTATTTTGGATGGTGAACTGAATGAAACCATTTGGAAAAATTCTGAAATAGCTACTGACTTCTACATGAACATTCCAAATGATGATCGTCCTGCTTCCATGGAATCAGAAGTGCGAATGACTTATGATAGTGAGAATATCTATTTTGGTATTATCTGCTATGACGGACAAGATGGTTATGTCGTACAATCATTAAGAAGAGATTGGGATGGACCATTAAATGAAAATTTCACTATTTTCATTGATCCTTATAATGATTTCACCAACGGTTTTTCTTTTGGCATCACCCCTTTTGGAGTGCAACGTGAAGCTACTATTGATGAAGGCTCGAACACGAATGCCGACTGGGATAATAAATGGTTTTCTAATGTTAAAACATATGAAGACCGATGGATTGCTGAAATAGCCATTCCATTTAAATCGATTCGTTATAGCCATGAAAATAAGGTATGGAATATTCAGTTTACACGAAATCATTTGAAAAGAAATGAGCAAAGTAGTTGGATAGCGGTTCCTCAACAATACAATGCCAATGCCTTAACATTTTCAGGGCAAGTGAAATGGCCAGAGAATCCTCCACCGGCAGGTACTAATATTTCATTCATTCCTTACGCATTAGGAGATTATAGTAGAAATTTCACAGAACCAGAATTGGATGAAGGCTTAGGGGCAAATGCGGGTTTCGATGCAAAAATTGGGCTCTCTCCTTCCCTAAATCTGGATTTAACCTTTAATCCTGATTTCTCGCAAGTGGAAGTAGATCGACAGGTGATTAACCTCAGTCGTTTTGAAGTTCAGTTTCCTGAAAGGAGACAATTTTTTCTCGAAAATGCTGATCTTTTCAGCAAATTTGGATTTCCACAATCAAGAGCATTTTTCTCAAGAAGAATAGGAATTACTACCGACACTTTAGGTAGATCAGAACAAGTTCCAATTTTAGGAGGAGCCAGAATAAGTGGGAAATTGAATGAAAAGCTTAGAATAGGGGTATTAAATATGATAACTGATAAAAGGGATGATCTACAACTCCCCTACCAAAACTACAGTGTAATAGCACTTCAGCAAAATGTTTTGAAACGGTCCAATGTAGCTTTTGTATTTGCTAACAAAGAAAATTTAGGAATTGAGAAAGGGAAAGATATCAGCGAATATAATCCACAGGTTGCCCGAAGAGAAATTCAAGGAAATGACACCACTACCACCTATAAATTGTACAACAGAGTATTAGGTGCAGAATTCAATTTATTCACAGAGGATACTCGGTGGGCTGGAGATTTCTACTACCAACACTCATTTGATAATTGGAATCAAGAAGGGACCTATAATCATGGTGCCTTTATTCGCTATCAAAGAAGAAATTATTCTGTTAGATGGGTACATACAGCCATAGGCGATGGTTTTAATGCTGAAATGGGATTTGTCCCCAGAGTGGGTTACAATCAAGGATCTTTCAGTCCTAGCTATACTTTTTATCCTGAAAATGATAAAATTATTAATCATAGTGTGAGTTTTGATGTTTCCTACACCACGAATTCAGATTTTAGTAGAATAACTGATCAATCATTCAGTCTTTCTCATAATTTCAATTTTACTAATACCTCCTCTGCTTCAATTAATATAAGTAGAAATTATGAATATATGTTTTTTGATTTTAGCCCGATTGCACCATTCAGCGACAGTTTATTACTTCAAGGCACTGAATACGAATGGAATGTAGTTCAGGCAAATTACACCTCGGATAGACGTTCAATATTCAATTACGATTTCAGTACTAGTTATGGCGGTTTTTATAATGGGAGCCGATTTAATCTTAATGGCAATATTGGCTATCGTTTTCAACCTTATGGTTCCTTTTCAGTGCGCTACGATTACAATTCAATTAAGCTAGCAGAGGGTTTCGGAGGTGCTAATTTCTATTTGATTGGTCCAAGACTAGATTTAACGATGACCGATGCAATCTTTTTTACTGGTTTCGCTCAATATAATAATCGGTTTGATAACGTAAATTACAATATGCGTTTTCAATGGAGATTTGCTCCAGCTTCTGATATATTCTTAGTGTATACTGAAAATTTCGCCCCTAATGGACCTATAGATTTTATTCCAGGTGAAAACACTAAAAACAGAGCCTTGGTATTAAAACTTACTTATTGGTTGAATCTGTAA
- a CDS encoding response regulator: MPIPENKGLNILLIEDNPGDQVLVSDFLQEEFPRLKLETACNFKEAKTSIYKNVTPYKIILLDLSLPDIDHHSLLKEIIVLAPNTPIIILTGQDDIKIAIESLTLGYADYLLKDDLTSKRLRKSIIHAFERKHIDKQLETSVKRYQQLFQLNPQPIWVINRETGDFLEINNSALNQYGYSKNEFLKMKIQDIDEDYDEEKLRNHLTEDEIIKNENLHQHKLKNGKKIQVKLYGNRIDYQGFKAILLMAIDLTETESYISQIEAQNQQLKEIAWEQSHLVREPLTRMMGIIHRLEEKYLEHINELDEECSFLLKNALTSSYEIDDVIRSIVNRTSNRDK; encoded by the coding sequence ATGCCAATACCCGAAAATAAAGGACTAAATATATTATTAATAGAGGATAATCCTGGAGATCAAGTATTGGTTTCAGACTTTCTTCAAGAAGAATTTCCTAGATTAAAATTGGAAACCGCTTGTAATTTTAAGGAAGCTAAAACTTCCATTTATAAGAACGTAACGCCCTATAAAATTATATTATTAGATTTAAGCTTACCAGATATTGACCATCATAGTCTATTGAAAGAAATTATTGTTTTAGCCCCTAATACCCCTATAATAATTCTAACAGGCCAAGATGATATCAAAATAGCAATTGAATCATTAACACTAGGTTACGCGGATTACTTGCTAAAAGATGACCTTACAAGTAAAAGATTAAGGAAAAGTATTATCCATGCTTTTGAGCGAAAACATATAGATAAGCAACTTGAAACATCTGTAAAAAGATACCAACAGCTGTTTCAATTAAACCCACAACCTATTTGGGTTATAAATAGAGAAACAGGTGATTTCCTTGAAATTAATAATTCTGCACTAAATCAATATGGTTACAGCAAAAATGAGTTTCTGAAAATGAAAATTCAGGACATCGATGAAGATTATGATGAAGAAAAATTAAGGAATCACCTTACAGAAGATGAAATAATAAAAAATGAAAACCTTCATCAACATAAACTTAAAAATGGTAAAAAAATACAAGTTAAACTTTATGGCAATAGAATTGACTACCAAGGATTTAAAGCCATCTTATTAATGGCTATTGATTTAACAGAAACAGAATCCTATATCAGTCAAATTGAAGCTCAAAACCAGCAGTTAAAAGAAATAGCATGGGAACAATCTCATTTAGTTCGTGAACCTTTGACTAGAATGATGGGTATTATACACAGATTAGAAGAAAAATATTTGGAACACATTAATGAACTAGATGAAGAGTGTTCATTCTTACTTAAAAATGCTTTGACTTCCTCGTATGAAATTGATGATGTAATTAGGAGTATAGTAAACAGGACTAGCAATAGAGATAAATAA
- a CDS encoding CheR family methyltransferase, giving the protein MNKKKTPIIGIGASAGGLEPLEQFFKKVSNDSGFAYIIIQHLAPDYKSLMDELLARHTSLPIKVIENGISVEANTIYLNPPKYFVEISSNKLFLKEKGERKLTYPITSFMQSLAEDKKEESAGIILSGTGSDGADGIKFIKEKGGIVLVQDPDTAKFDGMPKNAIHTGAVDKICVVEKMPFELDLFFKSHEKLLKIDFQTEENSRLIKQILQEVKKQTKIDFTGYKFSTIYRRTVKRMGLQGNKELKNYYQYVCDNSEESSLLAKELLVGVTRFFRDEETFHVINEEVIPQIIEQASESRNIRIWVPACSSGEEAYSIAILLKDYLKKNRLQYDVKIFATDLDVNAIKMAGNQIFHESISNEVHPFLLNAYFIPTKGGYRVAKEIRDMITFSVHNLIQDPPFRKIDFLSCRNLLIYLNQDIQRNLFSAFQFVLNPGGFLLLGSSETIGELDNNFSEFNRKHKIYVNNKNSEVLSNSQLFTDNSLLKSSSVSPKPTSQIRFKNSPKTETRHLQNIQEFLIQQYVPDAVVFNSSFELIHTTGKTNRWLKLPLGEFSLNVLRMIPEQISLVFELTANKLIQENEEVSLKNVEIQDEMADIFNSDLINIHFKKLDRPGDSLYIAFFLSPENQKTYIKPAKVDLDLASKERIQLLENELKLNRENLQATIEELESSNEELQSSNEELQTSNEELESVNEELHSVNAEFQEKVEELLDTNNDLNNLIRSTNIPILFLDDELNIRRFTPAIKDIMNIMPLDIGRHISHFKSKIQFVEIVDKINEVHKTKQAIETAVEDQNDRRFMMRISPFRKNKDETKGIVIAFIEITEYSKARSALKSSKQELKNINLKNETQLELLKIITNNSIEIISVHDLEGKFEYVSPSAKTIIGVEPNELIDKHPFEFIITKKHKKLWTKSFEKVKSGSSIGKIQLEAFTKEKERIWLEIRLTAIFNGRGKIEQIIANTTDITKRIQFEFELHKLSLIAQQTRNSVIITDLEGKINYVNNSFLKLTGYSESYAIGQKPGDFLQGEETSPKTIKVMGEAIANNEGFEVEIVNYSKSGHKYWTSIICEPMFDRNDEIIGFFSIQTEISAKKDYEEQIESLNQLLKSRNSKLSELNKSLEEFAYITSHDLKEPARNIKSILELILKKSEGELDKKLVKYMDMAVSAGDKMNQLINSLLEFSRSGVLNEELKTIKVEDAIEELKFSLNSLIEEHNVEIILKDHIEKFQAYPILYGRLIQNLVQNAIKYRSEAKPKVIITADENEFSYVFSVADNGIGISERDFERVFKVFQKIHNKDSQSHGIGLAVCKKIVETHLGEITIESQEGLGSTFHFTISKQL; this is encoded by the coding sequence ATGAATAAAAAAAAAACACCCATAATAGGAATCGGTGCATCGGCAGGTGGACTAGAGCCTCTTGAACAATTTTTCAAGAAAGTATCAAATGATTCTGGCTTTGCCTACATCATCATCCAACATCTGGCTCCTGATTATAAAAGCTTAATGGATGAGTTATTGGCACGCCACACTAGCTTGCCCATAAAAGTCATTGAGAATGGCATATCGGTAGAAGCCAATACAATTTACCTCAACCCACCAAAATATTTTGTAGAGATATCTTCTAATAAGTTATTTCTTAAAGAAAAAGGCGAAAGAAAGCTGACATACCCTATCACTTCTTTTATGCAATCCTTAGCAGAGGATAAAAAAGAGGAATCAGCTGGTATAATACTTTCTGGAACAGGCAGCGATGGTGCAGATGGAATAAAATTTATAAAAGAAAAAGGTGGGATAGTATTAGTACAAGATCCTGATACTGCAAAGTTTGATGGTATGCCCAAAAATGCTATTCACACAGGTGCTGTAGATAAAATTTGCGTAGTAGAAAAAATGCCGTTTGAATTAGATTTGTTTTTTAAAAGTCATGAAAAGCTTCTAAAAATAGATTTCCAAACCGAAGAAAATAGCCGTTTAATAAAGCAAATATTACAGGAAGTAAAGAAACAAACCAAAATAGACTTCACAGGATATAAATTCTCCACCATATATCGGAGAACAGTGAAAAGAATGGGTTTGCAAGGCAACAAAGAATTAAAAAATTATTATCAATATGTTTGCGATAATTCAGAAGAAAGTTCCCTATTAGCTAAGGAACTTTTGGTTGGCGTCACTAGATTCTTTAGAGATGAAGAAACTTTCCATGTTATTAATGAAGAAGTAATTCCACAAATAATTGAGCAAGCGTCCGAAAGTAGAAACATTAGAATTTGGGTACCCGCTTGTTCAAGTGGAGAAGAAGCCTATTCCATCGCCATATTATTAAAAGATTACCTTAAAAAAAATCGATTACAATATGATGTAAAAATATTTGCTACTGACTTAGATGTTAATGCTATTAAAATGGCTGGAAATCAAATATTTCATGAAAGTATTTCAAATGAGGTTCACCCCTTTTTACTAAATGCCTATTTCATTCCTACGAAAGGAGGATATAGAGTTGCTAAAGAAATTAGGGATATGATTACTTTTTCAGTTCATAACCTTATTCAAGATCCACCATTCAGAAAAATTGATTTCCTTAGTTGTAGAAATTTACTAATCTATCTTAATCAGGATATACAAAGAAATCTATTTTCCGCCTTTCAATTTGTTTTAAATCCTGGAGGTTTTTTATTGTTAGGATCGAGTGAAACCATAGGGGAATTAGATAATAATTTCAGCGAATTTAATAGAAAACATAAAATTTATGTCAACAATAAAAATTCTGAAGTTCTTTCAAACAGCCAATTGTTTACAGATAATAGTTTGTTAAAAAGTTCTTCTGTATCTCCCAAACCAACAAGTCAAATACGATTTAAAAACTCACCTAAAACTGAAACAAGACATCTACAAAACATTCAGGAATTTCTAATTCAGCAATATGTTCCTGATGCTGTTGTTTTCAATTCATCATTTGAATTGATTCACACCACAGGGAAAACAAATAGATGGTTGAAATTACCATTAGGAGAATTCAGTCTAAATGTGTTAAGGATGATTCCTGAACAGATAAGCCTTGTATTTGAATTAACTGCCAATAAATTAATTCAAGAAAATGAAGAAGTCAGCCTTAAAAATGTTGAAATACAGGATGAAATGGCTGATATTTTTAATTCAGACCTTATAAACATCCATTTCAAAAAATTAGACAGACCTGGTGATTCTTTATATATAGCATTTTTCTTAAGCCCTGAAAACCAAAAAACCTACATAAAACCCGCTAAAGTTGATTTAGATTTAGCATCTAAAGAACGAATACAACTATTAGAAAATGAATTAAAACTCAATAGAGAAAACCTACAAGCTACAATAGAAGAATTAGAATCAAGTAATGAAGAATTACAATCTTCCAATGAGGAATTACAAACCTCTAATGAAGAATTAGAATCTGTAAATGAGGAATTACATTCCGTAAATGCAGAATTTCAGGAAAAGGTGGAAGAATTGTTAGATACTAATAATGATTTGAACAACCTTATCAGAAGTACAAACATCCCAATATTATTCCTAGATGATGAACTGAATATCAGAAGATTTACTCCTGCTATCAAGGATATCATGAATATAATGCCACTAGACATTGGAAGACATATCAGTCATTTCAAATCCAAGATTCAATTTGTTGAAATTGTTGATAAAATAAATGAAGTCCATAAAACTAAGCAGGCAATTGAAACTGCAGTTGAGGATCAGAATGATCGTAGATTTATGATGAGAATTTCCCCTTTTCGCAAAAATAAGGATGAAACTAAGGGGATTGTCATAGCATTCATTGAAATTACTGAGTATTCCAAAGCCAGAAGTGCTTTAAAATCATCCAAACAAGAACTCAAAAACATAAACCTGAAAAATGAAACTCAGCTAGAATTATTAAAAATTATCACAAATAATTCTATTGAAATAATTAGCGTTCATGATCTAGAAGGAAAATTTGAATATGTTTCTCCCTCCGCCAAAACAATTATAGGGGTTGAACCAAATGAGTTGATTGATAAGCACCCGTTTGAATTTATAATTACTAAAAAACATAAAAAACTATGGACAAAATCATTTGAGAAAGTAAAATCAGGAAGTTCAATTGGTAAAATTCAATTAGAAGCATTCACCAAAGAAAAAGAAAGGATTTGGCTAGAGATAAGACTAACTGCAATCTTTAATGGTAGAGGTAAAATCGAGCAAATTATAGCCAACACAACGGATATAACGAAAAGAATTCAATTTGAATTCGAACTTCATAAACTTTCCTTAATTGCCCAACAAACAAGGAACTCAGTTATCATAACAGATTTGGAAGGAAAAATCAATTATGTAAATAATTCCTTCTTGAAATTAACTGGATATAGTGAGTCCTATGCTATAGGCCAAAAACCAGGGGATTTCCTACAAGGAGAAGAAACAAGTCCTAAAACTATCAAGGTCATGGGGGAAGCTATTGCTAATAATGAAGGATTTGAAGTTGAGATTGTTAATTACAGTAAATCTGGTCATAAATATTGGACCAGTATTATATGTGAGCCCATGTTTGACAGAAATGATGAAATTATTGGTTTTTTCTCAATTCAAACTGAAATCAGTGCAAAAAAAGATTATGAAGAACAGATTGAGTCTTTAAATCAACTTCTTAAATCAAGAAACAGTAAGTTATCAGAGTTGAATAAATCATTGGAAGAATTCGCCTACATCACTTCACATGATTTAAAAGAGCCTGCTCGAAATATCAAAAGCATTTTAGAATTGATATTGAAAAAATCTGAAGGCGAATTGGATAAAAAGCTTGTTAAATATATGGATATGGCTGTTTCTGCTGGAGATAAAATGAATCAGCTGATCAATTCATTATTAGAGTTTTCAAGATCAGGTGTCCTTAATGAAGAGCTAAAAACAATTAAAGTTGAAGATGCTATTGAAGAGTTGAAATTTTCATTAAATTCTTTAATTGAAGAGCATAATGTAGAAATTATATTGAAAGACCATATTGAGAAGTTTCAAGCTTATCCTATTCTATATGGGAGATTAATTCAAAACCTTGTTCAAAATGCGATTAAATATCGTTCTGAAGCAAAACCTAAAGTTATTATCACTGCAGATGAAAATGAATTTTCCTATGTATTTTCAGTTGCAGATAATGGAATTGGTATTTCAGAAAGAGATTTTGAAAGAGTATTTAAAGTCTTCCAAAAAATTCATAATAAAGACTCGCAAAGTCACGGAATAGGCTTGGCAGTCTGCAAAAAAATAGTAGAAACACATTTAGGAGAAATCACCATAGAAAGTCAAGAAGGTTTAGGCTCTACTTTTCATTTTACAATCAGTAAACAATTATAA
- a CDS encoding PAS domain-containing sensor histidine kinase, with protein MPNKLPISLEEFMELSLDILCTIDKNGLFVSVNQASEKIWGYKPEELEGKLFLDYVAPQDLEATKNIDQKIIKGKEVSYFENHYVHKKGYLVPMIWSSKYDKGKEIIYCVAKETTEIKKKESAREKILRSSQSIINGTQNLIWSIDKDYNLLACNQAMRDRFLSDLKFDLKIGQNMLDIPMFTREYLEKWKLLYDKCLNGEKINIEIAPTDKTVVKAAWIQANLTPIYDNENIIGLVCHSTDITEKVLNKKIIERALEEKKNILESISDSFYALDNDYNFTYVNKSALKAIRKSRNELIGKNIFDVFPRLENTVFEEYLDKVKENGQPAQFEFYYHYFDQWFDESIYPSQDGFSVYFKDITKRKIISQALAESYEKESEILESISDAFYAIDHDFNFTYLNQKAEKLLNIKKEDALGKNIWEIFQYAKNSIAEKEYKTSLKNNEPRVFNYYYEPLKTWFNAKSYPSKNGLSVYFRDITQEKEYQDKLEYLNSELKIYTKKLEISNKELEQFAYIASHDLQEPLRMVSSFMNQLKKKYDEQLDDKARTYINFAVDGVHRMRQIIIDLLEFSRAGTQQEDLEKLDLNEEMAEVLSLLHSNLNEKNIDLEIEELPEVIYSKTAIRQLFHNLIGNAIKYSKKDVNPKIEVKWKENENEFQFEIKDNGIGIDEKFHEKIFQIFQRLHSKSEYAGTGLGLAICKKIVERYRGNIWIESQLGKGSSFFFTLQKNTHYE; from the coding sequence ATGCCAAATAAGCTTCCGATATCCTTAGAAGAATTCATGGAATTAAGTTTGGATATCTTATGCACTATTGATAAAAATGGACTTTTTGTTTCCGTAAATCAAGCAAGTGAAAAAATATGGGGTTATAAACCTGAGGAACTAGAGGGTAAATTATTCTTAGATTATGTAGCACCACAAGATTTAGAAGCTACAAAAAACATTGATCAGAAAATAATAAAAGGAAAAGAAGTCTCTTATTTCGAAAATCATTATGTCCATAAAAAAGGCTATTTGGTACCCATGATATGGTCATCAAAATATGATAAAGGTAAAGAAATCATATATTGTGTAGCGAAAGAAACTACTGAAATTAAAAAAAAAGAAAGTGCAAGAGAGAAAATTTTAAGATCTTCCCAATCCATAATAAATGGTACTCAAAATCTAATCTGGAGTATTGATAAAGATTACAATTTATTAGCCTGTAATCAGGCTATGAGAGATCGATTTCTAAGTGATCTAAAATTTGATTTGAAAATCGGGCAAAACATGCTTGATATTCCTATGTTTACTAGAGAATATCTTGAAAAATGGAAATTGCTATATGATAAATGTTTGAATGGGGAGAAAATTAACATAGAAATCGCTCCCACTGATAAAACTGTGGTTAAAGCTGCATGGATTCAAGCCAACCTCACTCCTATTTATGATAATGAAAACATTATTGGTTTAGTCTGTCATAGTACTGACATTACCGAAAAGGTTTTAAATAAAAAGATCATCGAAAGAGCATTGGAAGAAAAGAAGAATATACTAGAAAGTATTTCAGATTCTTTCTATGCTCTAGACAATGACTATAATTTTACTTATGTAAATAAAAGTGCACTGAAAGCTATAAGGAAATCTAGAAATGAACTCATTGGTAAAAACATTTTTGATGTATTTCCTCGGCTTGAAAACACAGTTTTTGAAGAATATTTGGATAAAGTAAAAGAAAACGGGCAACCTGCTCAATTTGAATTCTATTACCATTACTTTGACCAATGGTTTGATGAAAGCATCTATCCAAGTCAAGATGGATTTTCTGTTTATTTTAAAGATATCACCAAAAGAAAAATCATTTCACAAGCTCTAGCTGAATCTTATGAAAAGGAAAGTGAAATCTTGGAAAGTATATCCGATGCATTTTATGCAATAGATCATGATTTTAATTTTACTTACCTTAATCAAAAAGCTGAAAAATTACTTAATATAAAAAAGGAAGACGCTTTAGGAAAAAACATATGGGAAATTTTTCAATATGCAAAGAATAGTATAGCCGAAAAAGAATATAAAACATCTCTTAAAAATAATGAACCTAGGGTTTTCAATTATTACTATGAACCTCTAAAAACCTGGTTTAACGCTAAAAGCTATCCATCAAAAAATGGGCTTTCCGTCTATTTTAGAGACATCACTCAGGAGAAAGAATATCAAGATAAGTTAGAATATTTAAATTCAGAGTTAAAAATATACACTAAAAAACTCGAAATAAGCAATAAAGAACTTGAACAATTCGCTTATATTGCTTCACATGATTTGCAAGAACCACTTAGAATGGTGTCAAGTTTCATGAATCAATTGAAAAAGAAATATGATGAGCAATTGGACGATAAAGCCCGAACCTACATCAATTTTGCGGTAGATGGAGTCCATAGAATGCGGCAAATTATAATTGACTTATTAGAATTTTCTAGAGCAGGAACCCAACAAGAAGATCTTGAGAAATTAGATTTAAATGAAGAAATGGCAGAAGTCTTAAGTTTACTCCATTCTAATTTGAACGAAAAAAATATCGATTTAGAAATTGAAGAACTCCCTGAGGTAATTTACTCCAAAACCGCCATAAGACAACTCTTTCATAATTTAATTGGAAACGCAATAAAGTATTCAAAAAAAGACGTTAATCCGAAAATTGAAGTGAAATGGAAAGAAAACGAAAATGAATTTCAATTTGAAATAAAAGATAATGGTATTGGAATAGATGAAAAATTTCATGAAAAAATATTTCAAATATTTCAGAGGTTACATTCCAAATCAGAATATGCAGGTACTGGATTAGGATTAGCTATTTGCAAGAAGATAGTTGAAAGATACAGAGGTAACATCTGGATTGAATCTCAATTAGGAAAGGGGAGCAGTTTCTTCTTTACTTTACAAAAGAATACCCATTATGAATAA
- a CDS encoding dihydrofolate reductase, with amino-acid sequence MKISMIVAKANDNAIGKDNDMIWHLPDDLKYFKDKTRNHHILMGRKNFDSLGEKYQPLPKRINIVITRNKDWQHDGVKVFHTIEDGISFAKENNEEELFIIGGGQIYEQGLKYADRLYITEVNAEFPDAEAYFPEFDQTNWKEVSREHHPTDDRHTFEFDYVVYERI; translated from the coding sequence ATGAAAATATCAATGATAGTGGCAAAGGCCAATGATAATGCCATTGGAAAAGACAACGACATGATTTGGCACTTGCCTGATGATTTAAAGTATTTTAAAGATAAAACCCGCAATCATCACATCTTAATGGGGAGAAAAAATTTCGACTCTCTAGGTGAAAAGTACCAACCACTTCCAAAAAGAATCAATATTGTAATTACCAGAAATAAAGATTGGCAACATGATGGCGTAAAAGTATTTCATACTATTGAAGATGGAATCTCTTTTGCAAAAGAAAATAATGAAGAAGAATTATTTATAATCGGTGGTGGTCAAATTTATGAGCAAGGATTGAAATATGCAGATCGATTATACATCACTGAAGTTAATGCTGAATTCCCTGATGCAGAAGCTTATTTTCCTGAATTTGACCAAACTAATTGGAAAGAAGTAAGTAGAGAACACCATCCTACAGATGACCGACATACTTTTGAGTTCGATTATGTAGTTTATGAGAGAATATGA